Proteins encoded by one window of Lathyrus oleraceus cultivar Zhongwan6 chromosome 1, CAAS_Psat_ZW6_1.0, whole genome shotgun sequence:
- the LOC127101821 gene encoding uncharacterized protein LOC127101821 has protein sequence MEKTYRRNMYQYKLIDSKFDQLRKLCDFLVDDYRDFLLAPTLEEFAHLLQLPVKNQAPYMNEDNFPNSAVIAHGNTKGFPSKFLFEKATVFANNGSWDAFYARIALLIYGLVLFPSVDGFIGKVSITIFISQNPVPTLLADVFFSFHWRNMKGGTINCCILLLHKWIITHLPKRGEFANNVGDLNWSQRLMSLDAEDVTWYNHGYIVVELIFHCGEFPNVPLISTKGRLINYNLILSLCQLGHPLKKKHEDRQLEELGLAEGVENPDLMKKVRSAWGKIQRIRKKELGKQMYTMTIPYSTWVKSIAKMIKLSYPWEPSMSLKTIEPHVATISEVDCIKETIRKLEKENADLRSSLGKIEQNKRRKVGEALNGTYDTLATKKKQLAEAQYCTCKLEIDYQNQIKNLQDHLEKCQKGLKEEKSLAKKIELTLSQHQSDLDKRFEEIRELKGQAHRSLRDRNQLKDEAIQWETHSRHLQVLLDQKEAFVQDLLN, from the exons ATGGAGAAGACATACAGAAGAAACATGTATCAGTACAAGTTAATAGACTCCAAGTTTGATCAACTGAGGAAGCTCTGTGACTTTTTGGTTGATGACTACAGG GACTTTCTTCTAGCTCCCACGCTGGAAGAATTTGCTCACTTACTCCAGCTGCCAGTTAAGAACCAAGCGCCTTATATGAATGAAGATAACTTCCCAAATTCTGCCGTGATAGCACAT GGTAATACCAAGGGCTTTCCGTCTAAGTTCTTGTTCGAGAAAGCCACTGTATTTGCCAACAATGGGAGTTGGGACGCCTTCTATGCTAGGATTGCATTACTCATCTATGGTCTGGTGTTATTCCCAAGTGTCGATGGTTTCATTGGCAAGGTCTCCATCACCATCTTCATCTCCCAGAACCCAGTTCCTACACTACTAGCTGATGttttcttctcttttcattgGAGAAACATGAAGGGTGGAACTATTAACTGCTGCATTCTTCTACTTCACAAGTGGATCATAACTCACTTGCCAAAGAGAGGAGAATTTGCTAATAATGTGGGGGATTTGAACTGGTCACAAAGGTTGATGTCATTGGATGCTGAAGACGTCACATGGTACAACCATGGTTATATTGTGGTAGAACTTATCTTCCATTGTGGGGAGTTTCCAAACGTTCCGCTCATCAGTACTAAAGGGAGGTTGATCAACTATAACCTTATTCTTTCACTATGTCAGTTAGGGCATCCACTGAAGAAAAAACATGAAGACCGACAATTGGAAGAACTAGGTTTAGCTGAAGGGGTTGAGAATCCAGATTTGATGAAGAAAGTGCGTAGTGCCTGGGGTAAAATACAGCGTATTAGGAAGAAAGAATTGGGAAAACAGATGTACACCATGACAATACCATATTCTACTTGGGTGAAGTCAATAGCTAAGATGATTAAGTTGTCGTACCCATGGGAACCATCCATGAGTCTCAAGACTATTGAACCACATGTTGCTACCATTTCTGAAGTGGACTGTATCAAAGAGACTATCAGGAAGCTGGAGAAAGAGAATGCCGACCTTCGGTCCAGTCTTGGAAAA ATTGAGCAGAATAAGAGAAGAAAGGTGGGGGAAGCCTTGAATGGAACTTATGATACCCTTGCAACCAAGAAGAAACAATTAGCTGAAGCCCAATACTGCACATGCAAATTGGAGATTGATTACCAAAATCAGATCAAGAATCTACAAGACCATTTAGAGAAGTGTCAAAAGGGGTTGAAGGAAGAGAAAAGTCTTGCCAAAAAGATAGAATTAACTCTTTCACAACACCAGAGTGATCTCGATAAAAGGTTTGAGGAGATTCGAGAACTGAAGGGTCAAGCACACCGGAGTTTGAGAGATAGGAACCAACTGAAGGATGAAGCTATTCAGTGGGAGACCCACAGTCGTCACCTGCAGGTTCTCTTAGATCAGAAGGAGGCGTTTGTACAGGATCTCTTAAACTGA